CTTGTTTATATAATTTCTAATTCTAAAAATTTAAAGGTTAAAGAGGATTAGTAATGATCGCTGCAGTGAGAAATTCTCTAATTTCTGAAAAGAATTTCTTTAAAAAGAGTGACGAAAGTATCGTAAATTCTCAGCCAGATTTATCTGAAATAAGAAATCAGATTCAAATAAAGTTGCTTGAGAAATTAGACTCTTCACTCTTTAATATACCCGATTTCGAAAATAAAAGAGAAAGACTTATTAAGGAGATTATAAATCTTTTCAAGGAAGAGAAAATAATATTATCCAGAACACAAATGAATAACTTAATAGAGGATTTAATTAACTCTATTTTGGGTTTGGGTAGATTAGAGCCGTTGATCAATGATAGTGAAATATCAGAAATTATGGTAAATGGGGAAAATTATATCTATATAGAAAGAGATGGACATATCTATCAAACTAAAATCAAATTATCAAGTGAAGAGCAGCTCTATCATTTAATTGATAAGATAATATCTCCACTGGGTTTAAGAGTTGATGAAAGTTCCCCTATGGTTGATGCTCGTTTACCAGATGGATCAAGAATAAATGTTATTATTCCACCTCTTTCCTTGGTAGGTCCAATAATAACTATAAGGAAATTTATTCTGAAATTATTTTCATTGGATCAACTGGTAAAAATCGGGACTTTAAGTAATGAAATGGTGAAATTTCTAAAGTCAGTTATTATGGGAAAATGTAATATCATAATTTCAGGTGGAACTGGAAGTGGTAAAACCACTTTCCTAAATGCTCTTTCTACAGTTATTTCATCAGATGAAAGGCTGGTAACTATTGAAGATGCAGCAGAACTAAAGTTAGCACAACCGCATGTAATTTCTTTGGAAAGCAGACCCCCAAATATTGAAGGAAAAGGTGAGATCACCATAAGAGATTTGGTTAGAAACGCCTTAAGAATGAGACCTGATAGAATAATAATTGGCGAAGTTAGGGGTAAAGAGGCACTTGATATGCTTCAAGCTATGAATACTGGACATGATGGCTCTCTTACAACTGTTCACGCAAATTCTCCAGAAGATCTCATTTCTCGTTTAGAAACAATAACATTAATGTCTGATGTAAACCTATCAACGAAATCGGTTAAGAGAATGATCATAGCAGCCTTAGATTTAATAATACATATGGAGAGATTCCCTGATGGTAAAAGAAGAGTAACTAAGATAAGTGAGATACTGCTTGAAAGGGAAGATGTAAAAGTTAAGGATATCTTCGTTTTCAAACAGGAGGGAGTGGATTCTGGTGGTAAGGTATTAGGAAACTTCTACTATACAGGTAATATGCCAAATTTTTATAATAAACTGCTTTCACAAGGTATTAAGTTAAAAATGCATTGATTTTTAAAATTCCTTTATGTTAGGTCATTATGAATTTATTTATAAATACTAAATTTTTAAAATTACAAAGACCTCGATTTGTTAATAATTTATATAACTTCTTCAAGCAGTGCTATGAAAGATTTGCTCAGAAATTTGAAATATATCTTTCAGCTAAAAAGCTTTTATTAGTAGTATTAAACGGAATTTTTATTTTGGGTTTATTAATTTATCTGTTTTCTGAAAATCTTCTTATTTCTACTATCTTTTCGCCATTTGGCATTTTTATATTTATTCCCATTAATGATTTATTAAAAAGAAAAAGAAGAAATCTTATCGAAAACCAGATTTTAGAATTTTTATCTTTATTAAATATTACCTTAAGAGCAGGACTTACTATAAGAAATGGGCTTGAGATATGTAGTAAAAAGATAAAGTCACCATTAGGTGAGGAACTTAAAAAAGTGATAAATGAAATAAATATAGATATTGACATATTGAAATCACTTCATAATATGGCAAGTAGAATTAAAATACCAGAGATAGATTTGATTGTTTCAGCAATAGAAATAACGGGAAGGGTTGGAGGCGATGTCACTGAAATATTTAGCTCTTTAATAAATATAATAAGAGAAAGACAAAATCTAAAAGAGGAAATAAGAGTCTTTACAACGCAAGGTCGTCTTTCTGGAAACATAATCTCCTTTCTTCCGTTGGGATATTTCGTATTATTTTACATTTTTGAAAGTGAACATGTTAAGTTAGTTTTTTCAAAAACATTAGGTGTGACAATTGTTTTAACAGGCTTGTTGCTAAATCTAATTGGTTATTTAATTATAAGAGGAATAACAAAGCCAGGAATCAATTATTCAAGACACAAGGAAAGAGAAAATAATAAAATTTTAAAAAAATTTCAATTACTGTTCAAAGAAATTATTGAAATATTAAAGAGACATAAGCTAATTAGATTATTTTTTAAATCTAAAAATTTTAAAAATTTTTTAATTTTCTATAACGATTCTTATAAAAATTTTGATGAAGACTTATTAGAAAAAATAATTTCTATGAAAATAGTATTTGTAGTATTAGCAATAATTATCTCCATCATCTATAGTAATTCAATTAAATCCTTTACCCTGTTTTTAGTTGTCATTAGTATACTTTTCTTTTTTATACCAGATTTTTATATTAGGAAGAAGGTAGCAAGAGAGAGTGTTTTAATAGATCGAGATTTGCCAAAGGTGATTGATGAACTAAATTTAAGTTGTAAAGCAGGGTTGAATTTAAGGAAAGCACTATATTTGGTTACAAATAATACAGTTGGTTTGTTGGGTAAAGAATTAAGGAATCTGGTAAGGAATTTGAAATTGGGCAAACCTAAACAGGAAGCTTTTAATGAACTGATTGGTAGAACAGAAAGCAGTGAATTAAAAAGTTTTATTTCAGCTTTAATACAGGGAGAAATATTTGGTGTTCCCGTATCTGAGATTTTAGAAAATCAAGCAAAGGATTGTAGACTTAGAGTTCATAAGAGGGAAGAACAAAGAGCTAGAAAAATTCCTATTTTGATCCTTTTTCCACTAATATTTTTTATACTTCCAGGATTTTTGACTATCGCAGTGGGAACATTTATTTTTTCAATTTTAAATATTTAACCTAAAAGAACAATAATTATTTAAGAGTCAATAATTATAAGAAAGGGGAAAACAAATGAAAGTAATACTAAAGAGAGTAAAAATGGAGAAAGGGCAAAGCACAATTGAATATGCCTTAATTATTGCGGTTGCTTTTGTACTTGTTGGAATACTTCTTAAAATAGCAAGTCCTAAATTTTCAGAATACCTGAATGCAATTTTTTCAAAATTAATGTCCTTTTTATAAAATTTTAGTACTCCTTAAAATTTAATAGCAGGTGTTCCTTAAAGTTAAGATCATTTTCCTCTCCCTTTATGGGTGAGGGATAGGGAGAGGGTGTAAATTTGATAATTTAAATATTTCCCCCTCCCCTAAAATCCCCTCCCACAAGGGGAGGGGAATAATAAGAGAAGATCTTCTTACTCCTTTCACGAGTGGAGGGGACTACATATGTAGATAACTACACTGTTAGAAACTACAGTTGTAGATAACTATACTTTTTGGAAAAGAGCTTAAAATTTTTGAAAAAAATAATTTAAAAAAATAATATTAACTACACTTTTTAGTGAAGAGCCATAAAATTCTATAAAATAAGGATAAGTTTATGAACAATATTTATGTATTATTTAGAAAAGAGAAAGGTCAATCAGCAACTGAATTTGCTCTGGTCTTACCAATTATACTGATAGTAATTTTAGTGATTGTTCAATCAGGAATCATAGTAAACGCTCAACTTGTTATTACTCATGCTGCGAGGGAAGGGGTAAGGGATGGTTCAGTTACAAATAATAACTCAAAGATTATAAACTCAATAAGAAATTCAACAAGAACTCTTGATTATGATATGTTAAATATATCTATTAACCCCTCATCAGGTAGAAAAATTGGAGATTATTTGACTGTATTGATTGAATATAAACCTCCAATTGTTATTCCTATAATAAAATCATTTTTTCCTAGTAATATTTGTTTAAGATCATCAGCGACAATGAGGATTGAAAAAGAGTAATAAACTATGAAGTTTAATAGATAAAATGGAAAATCTTAATAAGGGTCTTATAATTAAACTTAGAAAATTTATAAAAAAGTTCAACTTTCAAAGAGGTAATGTAACTATTCTAAGTATAACAATCACTATAGTTCTAATAGTATTTACTCCATTTATTATAGATGTTGCAATTCTTTTTAAGACTAGAGCAGATGCAAAATCAGCTTCAGATGCAGCCTCTTTAGCTGCAGCTCAAGAGATTCTGTTTTTAGAAGATGGTGAGAATGTAGCAAAAGCTATAGCTGAAAAAAATAATGCTAAGTTGGTATCATATTTTGCTAATAATAACGAAGTTATAGTAACAACCTCTAAAATTGCAAATTTTATATTTATTGATAATTTTATAAAAGGTTCTATAGAAATAAAAGCTACCTCCAGTTCTGAGGTAAAATTTCCCTGGGGTGAGTAATAAATGAATATTTAAAAATAAACTTAACGTTTTATTTTAGTAATTATTTTTAACATTTTGTTATAGTAACAACAATTTATAAGAATTTAATTAAAATTACAAAATAATTAGTTTATAATTTAAGATACAAAGTTTTTATAAAAAAAATTTTCTTATAGAATTTTTATTAAATTTTCAATACACTTCGTTAAATAATTCTATAAGAATATGTATGAATAAATATTATTTATTCTGAAGATTTCATGGTATAATTTGCACTTATTTGTAAGAATCTTATCCCTTTTAGGGGTAATTTTGTCCAAAGGAGGTAATTTGTGAGGAGATATGAGATGATGATGATTACTGATTCTACTCTTGGTGAAAAAGAACAAGAAGATCTAGTTTCCAAAGTCAAGGATATAATATCAAAATATGATGCTGAGTTATATAGCATTGATAAGTGGGGAGAGAAAAAATTAGCTTATTCAATAAAAGGTTATGATATAGGAACATATTATGTTTTATTTTTTTCAGGTTCAAATGAATTAATTGAAGAATTAAAAAGGGTATTAAAAATAACAGAAGGAATAATAAGATTTAGAATTTTTAGAAGAGAAGATTTAGAGAAAGTAGAGTAAAAGATTATTATTAATAATAATTACCAAGGTCCAAAATAAAAAGTATTACTTTATAAAAATTTATAATAAAATTTAGTGTATTATTTTAAATATTTAAGAGAGGGAAAAGATGGCAAGTATAAATAATATAACGATATTAGGTAACTTAACCAGAGATCCAGAATTAAGATTCACTCCAAGTGGAAGTCCTGTAGCAAATTTTGGAATAGCAGTGAGTAGGAGATGGCAAAATAGCATAGGAGAGTGGCAGGAAGATGTAAGTTATGTTGATGTAGTTGCGTGGAGAAGTTTAGCTGAAAATTGTGCTGAATCTTTGAAAAAGGGGGATAGGATAATTGTAAATGGAAGGCTTCAGATGAGAACCTGGGAGACTCAGGATGGTCAAACACGAAATAAGATTGAGGTTATAGCCAGAGTTATAGGGCCAAGTCTTGAGTGGGCAACTGCTTCAATTACCAAAAATATAAAAGCCCAAGAAGTATCCTCAGAGCTACTTGAAGGGGAATCGGGAGAAACAAATGATATACCATTTTAAGAGAGGAGGTATTAGTGCGTGAGAGAGGAAGTGCAAAGAGAACAGAATATCCAATTAAGCGGAGAAAAAGATACTGTTTTTTCTGCAAGAATAAAATTAAATATATTGATTACAAAGAGATTGGTTTAACCAGAAGATATATTTCTGATAGGGGCAAAATAAGACCTCGAAGGATTACTGGGGTTTGTGTTCAACATCAATCTGATTTAGCAAGAGCTATTAAAAGAGCAAGAGAACTTGCATTAATGGGATATATTACAAAGGTTTAATAGGAGATAGATTTGAAAATTATTCTTAAGGAAACAATAGAGAATTTAGGAAGAGCTGGTAATATTGTAGATGTAAAAGATGGATTTGCCAGAAACTATTTAATTCCTAAAAAATTGGCAGTTAAAGCTACTGAGGGAAATATTAAACATATAGAAGTCATAAAAAAGAAGGGTGTGGAGTCGGAAGCGAAAGATAGAGCTCATGCCAAGGCACAAGCTGAGATCTTAAATAATCTCGTTCTCACAATATCTAAGAAAGTTGGAGAAGAAGGAAAACTTTTTGGATCGGTAACAGAAAGAGATATATTTGAAAAGATTCAGGATGAAACTGAAATAGCTATAGACAAAAGAAGAATAATTTTAAAAGAAAGTATCAGATATATCGGGGAATATGTAGTTGATATTCGACTTTATCCTGAAGTGGAGGCTCATGTAAAAATAAGGGTAGTAGATGAAACTGGAAGAGAGTGGTTAGAACTCGAGCCATGGAGAAAGGAAATAGAAGAAGAGAAAATAAAAGAGAAGAAAGAGGTAGAGGAGAAGGAGAAGATAAAAAAAGAAGAAGATAAATAAAATTCAAAGATAATTAAATTAGAAAAATGTTTAATTTTAATATAAAAAACTCCTTTTAAAATATTTTTAACATTTGAAAATAATAGGTTAAAAATGGCGAGAAAAAATTCAAAAAGTTCACTCGATTTAACAAGGCTTGATAGAATTCCACCACATAATATTGAAGCAGAAGAATCAATCCTTGGTGCAATGATGATATCTCAGGATGCGATTGCAATTGGTGGAGAAATATTAGATGATGACGACTTTTACAGAGGTAACCACAAAAAGATATATAGTGCAATAAAGAATGTTTATGTTAGAGGAGAAGCAGCAGATCCGATAACTATTACTGAAGAATTAAAAAGAATGAATGTCTTGGAGGATGTAGGCGGAAAAGCCTACATTCATACACTAATAAGTAATGTACCATTAGCAGCAAATGCGAAACATTATGCGACCATTATAACGCAAAATGCTACTTTAAGAAGACTCATTGAAGCAGCGACAAAGATTGCTGCTATGGGCTATGAGGTTCCAGAGAGTATAGAAAAGACAGTTGATACCGCAGAACAGATAATTTTTGATGTATCAAAGAGGAAAATTAAAGGAGACTTTACAGTCTTAAAAGATCTTCTAAAAGAAGGATTTGAGCAGATCGAAAAGCTTCATGGAATGGGAACTCAGATAACTGGACTTTCAACTGGATTTAAAGACCTTGATAGATTAACAT
The sequence above is drawn from the Actinomycetota bacterium genome and encodes:
- the rpsF gene encoding 30S ribosomal protein S6; this encodes MRRYEMMMITDSTLGEKEQEDLVSKVKDIISKYDAELYSIDKWGEKKLAYSIKGYDIGTYYVLFFSGSNELIEELKRVLKITEGIIRFRIFRREDLEKVE
- a CDS encoding type II secretion system F family protein, whose product is MNLFINTKFLKLQRPRFVNNLYNFFKQCYERFAQKFEIYLSAKKLLLVVLNGIFILGLLIYLFSENLLISTIFSPFGIFIFIPINDLLKRKRRNLIENQILEFLSLLNITLRAGLTIRNGLEICSKKIKSPLGEELKKVINEINIDIDILKSLHNMASRIKIPEIDLIVSAIEITGRVGGDVTEIFSSLINIIRERQNLKEEIRVFTTQGRLSGNIISFLPLGYFVLFYIFESEHVKLVFSKTLGVTIVLTGLLLNLIGYLIIRGITKPGINYSRHKERENNKILKKFQLLFKEIIEILKRHKLIRLFFKSKNFKNFLIFYNDSYKNFDEDLLEKIISMKIVFVVLAIIISIIYSNSIKSFTLFLVVISILFFFIPDFYIRKKVARESVLIDRDLPKVIDELNLSCKAGLNLRKALYLVTNNTVGLLGKELRNLVRNLKLGKPKQEAFNELIGRTESSELKSFISALIQGEIFGVPVSEILENQAKDCRLRVHKREEQRARKIPILILFPLIFFILPGFLTIAVGTFIFSILNI
- a CDS encoding pilus assembly protein, translated to MNNIYVLFRKEKGQSATEFALVLPIILIVILVIVQSGIIVNAQLVITHAAREGVRDGSVTNNNSKIINSIRNSTRTLDYDMLNISINPSSGRKIGDYLTVLIEYKPPIVIPIIKSFFPSNICLRSSATMRIEKE
- a CDS encoding CpaF family protein, which encodes MIAAVRNSLISEKNFFKKSDESIVNSQPDLSEIRNQIQIKLLEKLDSSLFNIPDFENKRERLIKEIINLFKEEKIILSRTQMNNLIEDLINSILGLGRLEPLINDSEISEIMVNGENYIYIERDGHIYQTKIKLSSEEQLYHLIDKIISPLGLRVDESSPMVDARLPDGSRINVIIPPLSLVGPIITIRKFILKLFSLDQLVKIGTLSNEMVKFLKSVIMGKCNIIISGGTGSGKTTFLNALSTVISSDERLVTIEDAAELKLAQPHVISLESRPPNIEGKGEITIRDLVRNALRMRPDRIIIGEVRGKEALDMLQAMNTGHDGSLTTVHANSPEDLISRLETITLMSDVNLSTKSVKRMIIAALDLIIHMERFPDGKRRVTKISEILLEREDVKVKDIFVFKQEGVDSGGKVLGNFYYTGNMPNFYNKLLSQGIKLKMH
- the ssb gene encoding single-stranded DNA-binding protein → MASINNITILGNLTRDPELRFTPSGSPVANFGIAVSRRWQNSIGEWQEDVSYVDVVAWRSLAENCAESLKKGDRIIVNGRLQMRTWETQDGQTRNKIEVIARVIGPSLEWATASITKNIKAQEVSSELLEGESGETNDIPF
- the rpsR gene encoding 30S ribosomal protein S18 — its product is MRERGSAKRTEYPIKRRKRYCFFCKNKIKYIDYKEIGLTRRYISDRGKIRPRRITGVCVQHQSDLARAIKRARELALMGYITKV
- a CDS encoding Flp family type IVb pilin, translating into MKVILKRVKMEKGQSTIEYALIIAVAFVLVGILLKIASPKFSEYLNAIFSKLMSFL
- the rplI gene encoding 50S ribosomal protein L9, encoding MKIILKETIENLGRAGNIVDVKDGFARNYLIPKKLAVKATEGNIKHIEVIKKKGVESEAKDRAHAKAQAEILNNLVLTISKKVGEEGKLFGSVTERDIFEKIQDETEIAIDKRRIILKESIRYIGEYVVDIRLYPEVEAHVKIRVVDETGREWLELEPWRKEIEEEKIKEKKEVEEKEKIKKEEDK